Proteins from one Gasterosteus aculeatus chromosome 11, fGasAcu3.hap1.1, whole genome shotgun sequence genomic window:
- the LOC120827539 gene encoding serotonin N-acetyltransferase yields the protein MSVVGSQPFMKPMQATPSVSPGMQRRHTLPASEVRPLNTQDAICVFEIEREAFISVSGECPLHLDEVRHFLTLCPELSMGWFEEGRLVAFIIGSLWDKDRLTEDALILHKPRGSTVHIHILAVHRTFRQQGKGPILMWRYLQYLRCLPNVRRAVLMCEDFLIPFYHKSGFKVLGRCAITVANLTFTEMWYPISGHAYMRRNSEAIRFPQHPLTLPLAKTDGHVDI from the exons ATGTCGGTCGTGGGCTCGCAGCCTTTCATGAAACCAATGCAGGCTACACCTTCGGTTTCCCCCGGCATGCAAAGGAGACACACGCTCCCCGCCAGCGAAGTCCGACCGCTCAACACGCAGGATGCCATATGCGTCTTCGAGATCGAGCGCGAAG CGTTTATCTCCGTGTCAGGTGAGTGTCCCCTACACCTGGACGAGGTGCGTCATTTCCTCACGCTGTGTCCAGAGCTGTCCATGGGCTGGTTCGAGGAGGGCCGGCTGGTGGCTTTTATCATCGGCTCTCTCTGGGACAAGGACAGACTCACTGAA GACGCGCTGATTCTCCACAAGCCGCGCGGCTCCACCGTCCACATCCACATCCTCGCGGTGCACCGCACCTTCCGGCAGCAGGGCAAAGGGCCCATTCTCATGTGGCGCTACCTGCAGTACCTGCGCTGTCTGCCCAACGTGCGCCGCGCAGTGCTCATGTGCGAGGACTTCCTCATTCCCTTCTACCACAAGTCGGGCTTCAAGGTGCTGGGCCGCTGCGCCATCACCGTGGCCAACCTGACCTTCACGGAGATGTGGTACCCGATCAGCGGCCACGCGTACATGCGGCGCAACAGCGAGGCGATCCGCTTCCCTCAGCATCCCTTGACTCTGCCGCTGGCGAAGACCGACGGACATGTCGACATATGA